In Kryptolebias marmoratus isolate JLee-2015 linkage group LG22, ASM164957v2, whole genome shotgun sequence, a single window of DNA contains:
- the ppp1r3cb gene encoding protein phosphatase 1 regulatory subunit 3C-B, with protein sequence MSAASVLTSYSPSVMPGPVMTDVAMRFYISHSPPPLRSFISSYGDLQRAKNRVNQSNARSQQLYKPLRPCLSHHHRKVDDGSHVSWNNKTASKKRVVFADTRGMSLTAIHVFSKFEDEPYQNKSADEISEELQFDMTDLETATMDLKISSVRSLTLDFKQPSADYLDFRNRLIQNSICLESCSLQERSLTGTIKVRNIGFEKSVQVRVTYDSWASFTDVDCTFMNNVYSCQDTDTFAFVLELPSYIPPQNRVEFCICFKVQGQTYWDNNDGKNYVLKHIGWSGEDMNTTSAEQEKPIEHKSGGGKLLELGFDQFGSPRMSSGLFPGWQSWGQIDNTVPYW encoded by the exons ATGAGTGCTGCAAG TGTGCTCACGTCTTACAGCCCATCAGTAATGCCTGGCCCCGTAATGACGGACGTGGCAATGAGATTCTACATCAgccactctccacctcccctcCGAAGCTTCATCAGCTCCTATGGGGACCTGCAGAGGGCCAAGAACAGGGTCAACCAGTCGAATGCTCGCAGCCAGCAGCTCTACAAACCCCTGCGACCCTGCCTCAGCCACCATCACAGGAAGGTGGATGATGGCAGCCATGTTAGCTGGAACAACAAGACGGCCAGCAAGAAGAGGGTGGTGTTTGCGGACACCAGGGGCATGTCGCTCACCGCCATCCACGTCTTCTCTAAGTTTGAAGACGAGCCGTATCAGAACAAGTCCGCTGACGAGATCTCggaggagctgcagtttgacaTGACGGACCTGGAGACGGCCACCATGGACTTGAAGATCAGCTCGGTCCGCAGCCTGACGCTTGACTTTAAACAGCCCTCAGCCGACTACCTGGACTTCCGGAACCGTCTCATACAGAACTCCATCTGCTTGGAGAGCTGCTCGCTGCAGGAGCGCTCGCTGACCGGCACCATCAAGGTCCGGAACATCGGGTTTGAGAAGTCCGTGCAGGTGCGTGTCACCTACGACTCATGGGCCAGTTTCACCGACGTGGACTGCACCTTCATGAACAATGTCTACAGCTGCCAGGACACCGACACTTTTGCGTTCGTTCTGGAGCTGCCCTCCTACATCCCACCACAAAACCGAGTTGAGTTCTGCATCTGCTTCAAGGTCCAGGGCCAGACCTACTGGGACAATAACGACGGCAAGAACTACGTTCTCAAACACATTGGCTGGAGTGGGGAGGACATGAACACGACTTCTGCTGAGCAGGAGAAGCCCATTGAGCACAAAAGCGGGGGAGGGAAGTTACTGGAGCTGGGCTTCGATCAGTTCGGCAGCCCACGCATGTCCAGCGGACTGTTCCCAGGCTGGCAGAGCTGGGGTCAGATTGATAACACTGTGCCTTATTGGTGA
- the fgfbp3 gene encoding fibroblast growth factor-binding protein 2 → MRAVLCSIFFFLCLIFLTEAKRQPGQERREKPRQPQSSPPPVKRPRNRSVLSSGELSTKQGHRCTWQTSGEGLVSLLVNCSIETEGVLDRYWCRYAGKPDLCQAYGVKSSQYWKQLVGKLKKRENACEGEKVLKAKTCKKAPAEAHMKLAQRSGEEERRGGKEGGKKKSVAGGKSSDGAKVEKRKKKEKDDEEEKKKREERTDSEDEGMVNDMPPVQTYCSEGWHSVCSFFVKFFEG, encoded by the exons ATGCGTGCTGTTCTGTGCAgcatcttcttcttcctctgcctcATCTTCCTCACCGAGGCCAAACGCCAGCCTGGCCAGGAGAGACGTGAGAAACCTCGCCAGCCTCAGTCGTCCCCCCCACCAGTCAAGAGACCCAGAAACCGCTCGGTGCTGAGTTCCGGAGAGCTGAGCACCAAGCAGGGCCATCGCTGCACCTGGCAGACGTCTGGTGAAGGCCTGGTGAGCCTGCTGGTGAACTGCAGCATTGAAACTGAGGGAGTACTGGACAG ATACTGGTGTCGTTATGCTGGTAAACCGGACCTTTGCCAGGCCTATGGGGTGAAATCCAGTCAGTACTGGAAGCAGTTGGTAGGAAAGCTGAAGAAAAGGGAGAACGCCTGTGAAGGAGAAAAGGTCTTAAAGGCCAAAACATGTAAGAAGGCCCCTGCCGAGGCCCACATGAAGCTGGCCCAGCGCAGTggagaggaggaaaggaggggagggaaggaaggagggaaaaagaaaagtgtagCTGGTGGGAAAAGCTCAGATGGGGCGAAGgtagagaaaagaaagaagaaggaaaaggacgatgaagaggagaagaagaagagggaggagaggactGATTCTGAGGATGAAGGAATGGTGAACGACATGCCTCCGGTGCAGACTTACTGTAGCGAGGGATGGCACTCGGTCTGCTCTTTCTTTGTCAAATTTTTTGAGGGATAA